The DNA segment gaAACACCTTGCAGCTACAAGGAATCCAGCATCTGTATGGAGAAAAAAGGGTCATCTGCTCCCTAAGTAACCACTTGTCAATGCATGTCCTCAAGCTTTGCTTGACTTCCTGGTTCCTCAGGctgtagatgatggggttgagcATGGGAGTGACAACTGTGTAAGACAGGGACACCATTTTCTTCATGTCGGATGAGAGGCTGGACTTGGGTCGCAGGTGAATGATGCCAATTGTACTGTAGAAAAGAGTCACAACCACCAGGTGAGCTGCACAGGTGGAAAAGGCTCGCCTCTGGCCCACAGCCAAGGGTATCTGAAGAACCGCATGGATAATGCAAAGGTAGGAGATGGCAATCAGAGAAAAAGGAATCATCACTATTAGGACAATAGCAATAAAAATCAGCAGTTCAAAGAAGGCTGTGTCTACACACACCAGCTTCAGCAAAGGAGAAACATCACAAAAGAAATGATCAATTGTGTTTCTCCCACAGAAGGGTAGGGTAAATAACCACGTGGTGAAGCCCAGAGCCACGGGGACACCACACAGCCAAGACCCAATGGCCATCTTGAAGCAGCGATCCCTGTTCATCATGGTGGCATAGTGCAATGGGTGGCATATTGCCGCTTGCCGGTCATAAGCCATTGCTCCTAAGAGGAAACACTCACAGGTGACAAAAACAAAGACGCAGTTGAGCTGTAAGGCGCAAGCTGTGAAGGAAATAACTTTTCTCTCCACCAGCAGAATTGCAAgcatcctggggacaatggtgaggCTGTAGCAGATTTCTGTCAAGGCAAGGTTCTTTAGGAGGTAGTACATGGGCGTATGTAGGACAGGGTCAACGGTTGTGATCACAACAACTAGAGAGTTCCCTATCAACGTGGCCAGGAACATGACAGAAATCAGCATGAAAAACAGGAGCTGCCACTTGCCATGGAAGGCAAACCCTGAAAGGAAGAAGTGAGTAGCAACGGTTTGGTTTCCTGGCTTCATTTCCTCAACAGGTCTTGTCCtaatagagaaaaaacaaaacaaaacacacaacgaAAGGGTTAGTAGCTTGGGACAGACTTGTGGTCTCAGGAATAGCTACACTTGCAAGTAAAATGGAGCTTAAAATATGAATGAGATTAAACTTGGATTGGATATGGCAGTGACCCCAGTGGAAAAATATCTCAGCTGGGCAACCTGTTCAAGATCATCCTTGACAGTCACAGGCTGGGATGCATCTTCTCTAACTTAGGTAAACACAAAATAGACATTCAAATTTCAAACAACCATTCTGTCTTTATTttatacagaaataaatgaatcCTTCCAAAGGGCAAGTCACCTTAGTGTAAGAGTGGCATCTATGATGTGACAGAAGAATTCACTGTGGATGGCCTGGATGTCTCTCAGTAAATTTTAGCATCTAAATGTCTGCAGGCATCTAAATGTGAGCCAGTCATCTTGGAACTGCTTTATATTTAATGGTGGGAAATACAGCACCAGACAGAAGCACCATTCATTTCCTTCTAAGGTGGATGTCTAAGGAAGGCCAGGATTGGAGGTATCATTACTAATGAAGTGAGTATACAATGGCCTAATTTTTTTATAGCTGAAATTAACTGAAATATTGTTGATGCTCTAAGCCAGGTGATATGGAGATCCTGTGGCTTCCCACCTCCTGGTCTGACTCAAGCAGAAGTGATCCACCTGCATTATTTTCACTGTTAACACCGCAAAATACAATCCAAACCTAAACAACTTTAAGTTCAGAAAAGTGTTCATGCACTTCTGTTTCATCAAATCACAAAATATCCATATTCTAGGTTGTCATGTAAGAGAAAGTCTGGGAAGGAAAAAGATGCTCAGCATACCAACGACTGCCCACATAAAAGAGTTGCCAGCATCTACACCTTGCTGCCATCTTATGGGATTTATCATCTCAACTGATCAGCTAACAGCATTATTTCTCTGGGAAACTTCCTGGACTGTTTCAGCCAAAATATACTTGGCTGATTTTTTGAAAGACACATAAAGAGAATCATAAAATCgggtttgttgtctttttttttcttcctgtatttaCACCGTTGGGATTGGGATAATGTCCACAACATCTGAAGTTTGGTTTCACTCTAAGAGAACTAAGGATTAACGCTTTCTCTTAAGTATTCCCGTACATGAATTGAGAATATATATGTTTGTGTCACAAAAATGTCAAACTAACGGTCAGAAATGAATTGCTTAGACTCCCACAATGATATCTGTATGTACAGTGGGATTCTCACTTCCATCTACAGATGAAGGAAGGGTCTTGCTACCTACACAGCAGAAAGACTGTGTCACTAATAACAATAAAGTAGCTTAAGATTTTGGAGTCCTTGGGTTTTCAGGATTcctgaaaatgcctttttcttttccttagcaaagatgaaagagaaaatgaggaggtgaggaagTATAGATGCTGTGATTCCTTTAATCAGCATATTTATCAGCAAAATAGGAAGTAACAGTTGCCAAAGTTTTCTGTAGACAATAGAAATAAGTAGGCATACTGTCAGCATAATTAATGTTTCACCGCCGTAGGCACATCAAATAATATACATCACTGGTGCCATGGAGGTTCCTATTTCTCTTGTTTCAGTGAATGACTAATTCAGATTTAAAAATCCGCACTGTTGGTGCCTAAAGATAGGTGGGATAGATTCCCTGTGTATATCGTAATAGGAGCTCCAGGCTCCaattagaaaaataaaccacGGAAACACACTTATGTCTTGGTTTTGCCATAGGAATCAAGTAAGAGTGAGGAAGAGAAATTTAAATATTACCTTATCTTACTAAAAGGGGTggagttttctctctctcttcagcaGAGGCAATAATCCCCAAGGCAGAGATGATGAGAAATTATGActagagagaaaaagggaaagaaaaatcactttgaTTTCATCTGTAAGAGGCTGCATCTTGTCTCTGATTCCAAAGGCTCTGACAGTGAATGGGTGGAAGTATTTGAATTTTCACTTGCTCCCAGTAGGATCAGATCTCCAGACAGCAACTTCGTAGGATGATGAAATCATGtgttaagtgatttttttaatatatatctttGGGCTATATAAATATGTAGTATGTATTATGATACACTAGCAATCTAAATATAGTATTAGCAATGTTTCGTTCCACATATTCCTAATTGTATGAGTAAGTGAAACAATGGTTAGCAAAAATAATAGggtattctttttttatttttattctctagTTGACTAATATATGGCAGGAAAAATTTGACATATGTTCATTTCTCAGTAGCTGCAAATAGTTCTAAGAGATTATAAGAAGTCCTTGAGTAGCAATGGTGTTATGAATACAGAACATTGCAATATGATGCCAATGTATTACACGGCCCTAAATACAACAAGCAATAGAATAACAAACAATTGCAACTATTTTtaggtgtctctttttttttttaccctgtttGTCCACTTTATTCTGGAAATCAAAGATTTCTTTTGGTAGATGTTTGCTGGTAATCTGAAGCACTATCCATGAGGGTGTGGTAACTCCATGTAAGACAGAGATGAAAAATTAGCTGATGTGAATTCAAGACCAAGGTATTTAACCCTTAATCAACTCTGGAAAGCCTAGCTTTGCATCCTGAAAAATCTAGGAAGACAAGTCAAGCAAGTGGAGGAAGTTGTACCAGTGCAGTTGGGAAACGCCACAGGGGAGCCATTAATATTCTCCTGTTGCAAAAGAGTTGACCCACGACTCCCTGACCGTGCACTGTGTACAGCAGGATctcatcctgctgctgctctgtcacGAGTTACGTGGCTTTCTCATTTCTGTGAATTCTCTCATTCTCTCATCCGTGTGAGTGCAAATGTCTTTATCCATGTCTGGTGACCTGGCTTTGGGCGGCTGCCAAGCTCCCACGCAGCCGCTcccacgcagccgctcgctcactccccctcctcaacaggacgggggagaaaacaagatgaaaagcTTCCAGCTCAGGGAGATCACTTACAACTTGCCATCGTGGGCAATTCAGGCTGACCCTAATAAATACTCAAGACATGCTACTTTAGCATAATCGTAAAATGAATTCTGCCCTGCTCTATGTTGGCTTTTCCTTAAGTACAACTGCTTGTTatagtttttgcttgtttgtcaaaaaagccaaaaccaaacccaaacaaataaaccctcCAGTTTCCTTTCATATTGAGAtgattttggtttcttttgcaGCAGATGTGAACACTTGCTACATCCTCCTCCTCTGAGGCTCAAGCGCTCCTGGGCTCCGCCTGCCTCCTCAGAGCGTTCCTGCAGTGTGTGGTGCGTCTGCGTGCTTTGCATGGCTGAAGGGATTTTTCATCAGCCACACAGGTATATTCTCCAAATCATCAATCTGCCGGTTTACATGGTGAAAGGACATGAAATAATTAGGAATTCTTATTTTTCAAACGTTCATGCCCTGTCTGAGCATGCAATAGACTCGGTCATGAAAGCCAAAGCTGAAATGGAATTGAATCTGGCCGGGGATGTCAAAGACAGCAAGAAAGGCTTCTATAAGTACATAGGTGACAAAAGGCAGACAAAGGAAAATGTGGGCCCATTGCTGAATGAGTTGGGGGACCTGGTGACGCAGGACACAGAAAAGGTTGATGTAGCGAATGCCCGCTTGGCCTTGGTGTTTACTAGCAAGACCAGGCTTTgggaatcccagaccctagagatcAGGGGGAGAGTCTGGAGCATGGATGGCATATCCTTGGTGAAAGAAGATCATGGCAGGGAATACCAGACATACATAAGTCCATGAACCCTGATGGGATGCtcccatgagtgctgagggagctggctggtgtCGTCATGAGGCCACTCTGCGTAATCTTTGAATGCTCACTGTGACTGGGGGAGATGTCTGAGGACAGAAGGAATGGAAATGTCACTCCTGCCTttgaaaagggcaagaaggaggacacgGAGAACTACAGGCTGCTCAGCTTCACCTtggtccctgggaaggtgatggagcaactCATGATGTGAACCTTTTCCAAGCTGTTGTGGCTTAACCCCAGCAAGCAATCAAAACTATGAGAGCTGCTCGCTCTGTCCACCTGTCCCCCCTCTCCAAGCAGGGGAGAGAAGCAAAAGGGAAAGCAGAAACTCATGGACTGACATAAAAACAGCttgataaaataacaaaataaacgaATACACTCCTACTGCTACTAATTATAACgtgtctaaaataaaaataagatggaAATCCTCTGTGAGTTGTTCTTCAGCTGATTCATCAGTGAATAGAAAGGAAGGACCCTCTGCCAGAGGAAGACTCCATGCTGGCACCCTTTATCTTGCTGTTGGAAGGGAAGGCAGCCTGTACATGACAAAGTGTTGTTTCTGCACAGCTTCAAAGCACCTGCTGGCATACTTTGTGCAGAAGTCTGGCCCATTAAGAACCATATTTCATCAAgaaagaaaactcaacagagaagGAGATGGAAAAAAAGCATTAGTGATATAGAACTCCAAGCATATCCCAGCCTAACATAGTAGTTCCTTGTTGAgtgtttagattgcggggtgacaataagaccctggcagatgtgttgttaacctgcTCTCCTcccctcacttcccccttttgcccctccctctccccccttcccactcaggacaggcgatcgggaggaaaagaaggacagaagagaagagagttggaaaaattagaaatgttttactaatgctaatgataagaatagagaaaataatacaaagtatacaaaaccaatcttgaaagtctcagcaactgcagagtcagcacccaaagtcctggattggactctgcagccaaccggagctggattcagtctctcactggcctcagttcgcagggacgaccagcaaggtcctctcctaatgtcggccatgaggaaaaagggttgagatcctcgtgatctcccacttttataagaagtattcacgtgattggaatgttatacacagttggtcagtttcttgatcacttgtttctcgttgcccctctcgcgagatgtgaatctgtccttatcaataacttcgcataccattgctatgtttaccaaaacatgtgtctggttcttgaggaaaatgcagctaatatgaaggcttttagctgacaggcaaaatcactaaaagagaaacttgtttttaacaaaaccaggacattcctgAATGTCAAGCGACTCTGACATAACTTAAGAAGAACCTGACATCATTTTCAATGTCCTGGGAAAATGATAATTTACAAGCACCTGCAGACAGTGGTCATCCTGTACAAAGTAGTTATTGAGACaactgggatggcactgggaagtgCCTTTGGTTTTCTCCTTTATAGAGACAGTCTAGGACTGGTATTTAGATATGTGTACACAAGTGTAGAGAAATGGTTTAGACCCTATGGAGCGTGCCAGCTGGGGTCTAAATATCACAGAAGAAGAAGGGACTATAACAAGTTCTGGGTCACATCCATCATCCTAGGACACCTTATCTTGTCAAGAATTGCACTACAGATCTCCATTTAGGCAACGGAATCTGGATCTCACACCCGTGCTCATGGCTTGATGAGCATGATCACTTCAtaaacagggacacagacaagcaGAGATGTCATGCTTTCTTTCCCTTGCTCTACAACACCAAAGATGAACCATGCAGTGGGCAAGAACCATGCAGTGGGCAAGAAATGGGCTGATGggtcaggctcaaagggttctagtaaacaGGTTTGTGTTGGGCTGATGAGCAGCCACTACGGGGTTCTGCAGgcatccatcttagggccagatATCTTCAT comes from the Patagioenas fasciata isolate bPatFas1 chromosome 12, bPatFas1.hap1, whole genome shotgun sequence genome and includes:
- the LOC139828997 gene encoding olfactory receptor 10A7-like, whose product is MKPGNQTVATHFFLSGFAFHGKWQLLFFMLISVMFLATLIGNSLVVVITTVDPVLHTPMYYLLKNLALTEICYSLTIVPRMLAILLVERKVISFTACALQLNCVFVFVTCECFLLGAMAYDRQAAICHPLHYATMMNRDRCFKMAIGSWLCGVPVALGFTTWLFTLPFCGRNTIDHFFCDVSPLLKLVCVDTAFFELLIFIAIVLIVMIPFSLIAISYLCIIHAVLQIPLAVGQRRAFSTCAAHLVVVTLFYSTIGIIHLRPKSSLSSDMKKMVSLSYTVVTPMLNPIIYSLRNQEVKQSLRTCIDKWLLREQMTLFSPYRCWIPCSCKVFP